CGAGATCAGATCGATGGTGGCGAAGTCTTGAAACACGCGCACGGGATCGTCGGCGCTAAGCACGGTCACCGCGCTGGCGAGCCGGATGCGCCGCGTGAGTGCAGCGGCGGCGCCGAGTATCACAGCGGGCGAGGAATCGAGGAAATCATGCCGGTGGTGTTCGCCGATACCGAAGACATCCAGCCCGCTTTGATCGGCGAGGGTGATCTCCTCGAGGAGCTGTTGAAAACGCTCGACGGGTGAAGGCGTGATTCCCGTGACGGGATCGGGTCGGACGGCGACAAAACTATCCAGGCCAAGTTGCATGACGGCGTGATGAAGGTGGTTGCTGATCGTGTTCACGCTGTGTGCAACCGGGGGCGAGTCAAATGACGCGGTCGCTTCCGCGTCACGAGATATACTGTGCCTGCCCGAACTCAGGTTGTGCCGTCCGACGAACGAAACGTGTGCCAGGCGGCTTTGAACGGCCAGGTGACCACGAGCAGCACTCCGCCGATCACCGCGGAAACCGCGATCATGGGCCAGCGAACAGTTTTTAGCGCAGGACCGAGACCGCGTTGCAGTCCCGGCAATCGCGAGTAAGCCATGGTTGCGGCGGTGATGAGCACGATGCCGATAAATTTTTGTAACGCCGTGACGTGCACCGGGGCGCCGAGGAGATGGGAAACGATTTCCGTGACCAGGATGCAGCCGACGTAGCCGATGAGAATGAACGCCGTGTGTTCAAGAATCGGATACTTCTCCAGTAACTTCAGGCAGTAACCCGCCACGAAACGCAGGGCCAAAATGCCGATGAAAACGCCGAGGCAGACGACCCAGAGCTTGGGACTCATCGCGACAGCGGCCACCACGTTGTCCACACTCAGGCTCAGGTCCATGAGCTCGATGGCGGCGACCGTGCCCCAGAAGCTTTTACCCGCGACTTTGGCGATGCCGGCTTCTTCACGGGCCGCTTCCTCGGCCTTCGAGGTGAAGTGAGAGCACATCAGATAGATCAGGTAGGCGGCGCCGATGATCTTGAGCCAGGGATTGTCGATGATGTAGGCGGCGCCGGCCATCGCGAGGCCGCGAAACCCGTAGGCGCCGATGATGCCCCAGCGAAGCGCCTTGCGCTTTTGATCCTCGGGCAGGTGATTGGCCATCGCGGCGATCGCGAGGGCGTTGTCCACGCTCAGCAGGCCTTCGATCAAGATGAGCGAGAGAATGATCGGAATCGCGTCGATCCATTCGGCGCCCGAAGGAAAGGTCAGTGCGACCGGCAGGAGTGAGGCGAGGCAGTCCATGTAATAACAGGCGACTCGGAAGCGTCTTTACCCAACTGGCAACAGCGCAATTCAGCCGGTTGTTTCCTAGCTTGGACTTGGTGGTGAGCCGGAGAGAGTTTGCGCCCGATCACGAAAATCCGATGCAGCGTTAAGGGCGTTACGATTTTTTCGCGGACTGTTCGATGAGCAGGTTTTCGGGCATCGCCAGCAACGGATCACCGCTGGTCTGTTGTGCATCAACAGCAGCGATGAGGCGCTTCATGACTTCGACCAGCTCACGGGATTGGGAGGGCTTGACCAGGTAGGCGTTCGCACCGTTTTTCCGGCTGAAATCGATATCTGTAAGCTGGCTCGAAGACGTGAGCATCACGATCGGCAGCGCCGCGAACTTCCCATGACTGCGCACCCAGGCGAGCACTTCCAAGCCGGTGACCTCGGGCATTTTGATATCCAGTATAAGCAGCTGCGGCCGCGGGTGGGCGGTCTGGTCCGAATACGCGCCGATGCCGTCCAGATATGAAATCACATCGCTGCCATCGATCACGATCGTGAGCTGGGCTGGCGCCAGCGGAACGAACGCTCTTCTCATAAAGAACGCATCGTTCTCGTCATCCTCGGCGTATAAAACGTGGCTTAACAACATGGTTTAAATTCCTGCGGCTGATTCCAATTCCACGCAAAACGTGCAGCCGTTGCCCGGAGTTGATTCTACTTTGATGGATCCGCCCATGCGCTCGACGGCTTTCCGAACCACGGCGAGCCCGATTCCCGTGCCTTCTTCCTTATTGGGGGTGATTTGGTAGAAAATATCGAAGATCTTTTGTTGGGCGGCGGCGGGAATACCGATGCCGTTGTCCTGGATGAACAGGTTCACGCGACCGTGAGTGGCCTCGGTCCAGATTTTCACTTTGGGCTTGGTCCCCGCCGGCACAAACTTGATGGCATTAGAAAGCAGGTTGGACACGCATTGGGTCAATAGCGCGGGATTGGCCCGCACGGCGTGGAGCGGAACCGTCACGTTGATCTCGGTCTGCTGCGTGGTGAACTGGGGATAGGTTTCCACGATGCCGGAGATAAACGAACCGAGTGCGATGCGTTCCAGTGGCGTTTCGTTTTGCGCGACACGGCTGATGACGAGCACATCGCTGATGAGACGATCCATGCGATCCGACGCCGTGATGATACGGCGCGAATAATCCCTGGCCTCCTCGCTGGCCACGGCAGCAAACTCGTCTGCGAGAAGCTGCGCGTAGCTCTGCATGGCGCGCAACGGGGCGCGGAGGTCGTGGGAAATACTGTAAGAAAACGCCTCCAGTTCCTTGAACTTGGCATCGATTGTGGCGGTGCGTTCGGCGACACGTTGTTCCAAGTTGCGATTTTGCTGGGCCAGCAAGGATTCGGAGCTGCGTAGCGCTTCCTCGGTCTGGCGCATCGCGGTGATGTCACGCGAGACGCTGAGGATATTCACAATCTTTTGGTTGGCGTCCCGGATCGGCGTCACGATGACATCCCACCACTTGGCCGTGCCTGCGCAGGTCGGGCAGAATCCGCGGAAGCGTCCGGCGCCGCCCTCAAGGGCTGTTTTCAGGGCGGCTACAGCCTCGAGATGGGTGGGCGAATCAGCCCAGAAGTCTTGCCAGATCTTGTCTTTGATCGACGAGAAATCGCATACCTCCATGACGACCTTTCCGTTTTCGCTCATCCATTTCAGGCGCCCGTCCAGCTCCAGCACCTTCACGCAGTCGGTCGTGGCGCCCATGATGCTTTCGAGATAGGCGGCGTTTTCACGCACGGTCATTTCGGCCGCACGTTGCTCGGTCACGTCAAACACCACGTTGATCAGTCCGATGAGCTTGCCACTGGCATCAAACAACGGATCCGGATGCGGGACGATCCAGCGACGAGAACCATCGGGGCGGATGACCATCGCTTCCAGACCGCGAATAGAGCGTTGCTCACTGAGAGCGACGGCGGTTGCGCACGTTGCTTTGTCGACAGGCGTGCCATCTAGATAGTTCAGCTCGTGGGCGCAGCACCAGCGGTCACGGCCGATTTCCGGCTGCCGGCCAAAAAGCTGGACCGCCGCCTCGTTATAAAAACTAACGAAACCATTTTCATCCAGCGTGTAGCAGGCAACGGGGAGCGCGGTCAGCAACGCCGCCTGTTTTTGCTCCAGTGCACGCAGTTGAATCTCCGCCGTTTTGCGCACGGAAATATCGCTGAGCACACTGGTCCCGGCGGCCACGAAACGGGCGAGCGTTTCGATTACCCGCAGGTCCTCTTTGTCGAAGGGGCGGGGATTGGTATGGGAGATGATCCAGATCGTGCCGATGGCAACGCCCTGGCGGTAGAATGGCGTGAGCAACACTTCGCGGATCGGTGTCTTGAGATTCGCGATGTAAGGATAAAAGCGCTCGGGGTCCTCCATCAGATGAACCTCATTACGGTCCAGGACGACACCGCAGGGACTGAAGCGGCGGGGCAGGGTGCCGCCTTTGAAGGGCGCGAAGACGCCGGCGGTGGCATGCCAGCGGAACACTTCGTTTTCGCCATCCATCTCTTCAATGCTGATACCGGCCGAGTCGGCGTCGCAGAGCGACAAGGCGGTGTCCACGAGCACTTGAAGAATCGTTTCCGGCGCGGTTTCCAACGCGCGGACAATCTTCACCAGCGCCTCGTTCTCCGCTTTAAAATCGGGCTCGCGCGCGGATCGTGATGATAACTCCGACGTGATGTCGATGTCTTCAAGCGTGTTCATGCGGCAGGCGGATTGCAGAGTGGGCTGAAGCATGAAGGTGGTGTTTAAAGACGAAATATTGACGCGGAATTCGAGCCGGATTTGCGATTAAATGCACCACCCTAAACTCAAATGGCCACTTTAAAGACCATCCGGTTTGGGCGAAGATTTGACCCCTCGATAGGGCAATGATCGATGGTCGTCCGGTCAGGCTGTGGCAGGGCCCATTTTACGGGTTGTTTCAACCAAGGCGCCGGCGAGGGTTTGAACGGCTTTAAACGCACGCGTATCGATCAGGTTGCCATCGGCTTCGAATGCTTTGTTGGCATGCGGTAGAATCGCTTGCACAGGCACGACGTGGCAGCCGAGTTGAAGCAAGAGTTGCTGTGCGAGTTTCTGTGAACGCACGCCGCCAAAAGGCCCGGGCGAGGCCGAGACGACCGCGGCGACCTTGCCGGGAAACGGGTCCTCATCGGCGCGTGAGCACCAGTCGAGGGTGTTCTTCAGAAGCGGCGTGATCATCGAATTGTATTCCGGCGAGGCGATGAGCAGTCCGGGGTGACTGTTAATCAGTTCGATCAATTT
This portion of the Rariglobus hedericola genome encodes:
- a CDS encoding ATP-binding protein gives rise to the protein MLQPTLQSACRMNTLEDIDITSELSSRSAREPDFKAENEALVKIVRALETAPETILQVLVDTALSLCDADSAGISIEEMDGENEVFRWHATAGVFAPFKGGTLPRRFSPCGVVLDRNEVHLMEDPERFYPYIANLKTPIREVLLTPFYRQGVAIGTIWIISHTNPRPFDKEDLRVIETLARFVAAGTSVLSDISVRKTAEIQLRALEQKQAALLTALPVACYTLDENGFVSFYNEAAVQLFGRQPEIGRDRWCCAHELNYLDGTPVDKATCATAVALSEQRSIRGLEAMVIRPDGSRRWIVPHPDPLFDASGKLIGLINVVFDVTEQRAAEMTVRENAAYLESIMGATTDCVKVLELDGRLKWMSENGKVVMEVCDFSSIKDKIWQDFWADSPTHLEAVAALKTALEGGAGRFRGFCPTCAGTAKWWDVIVTPIRDANQKIVNILSVSRDITAMRQTEEALRSSESLLAQQNRNLEQRVAERTATIDAKFKELEAFSYSISHDLRAPLRAMQSYAQLLADEFAAVASEEARDYSRRIITASDRMDRLISDVLVISRVAQNETPLERIALGSFISGIVETYPQFTTQQTEINVTVPLHAVRANPALLTQCVSNLLSNAIKFVPAGTKPKVKIWTEATHGRVNLFIQDNGIGIPAAAQQKIFDIFYQITPNKEEGTGIGLAVVRKAVERMGGSIKVESTPGNGCTFCVELESAAGI
- a CDS encoding NADPH-dependent FMN reductase; its protein translation is MSSAPRILAFSASARRESLNRKLLAVAVTAVREAGGEVTLIDLNDYVLPLYHGDLEEAEGLPSNAVKLIELINSHPGLLIASPEYNSMITPLLKNTLDWCSRADEDPFPGKVAAVVSASPGPFGGVRSQKLAQQLLLQLGCHVVPVQAILPHANKAFEADGNLIDTRAFKAVQTLAGALVETTRKMGPATA
- a CDS encoding response regulator, giving the protein MRRAFVPLAPAQLTIVIDGSDVISYLDGIGAYSDQTAHPRPQLLILDIKMPEVTGLEVLAWVRSHGKFAALPIVMLTSSSQLTDIDFSRKNGANAYLVKPSQSRELVEVMKRLIAAVDAQQTSGDPLLAMPENLLIEQSAKKS
- a CDS encoding DUF475 domain-containing protein — translated: MDCLASLLPVALTFPSGAEWIDAIPIILSLILIEGLLSVDNALAIAAMANHLPEDQKRKALRWGIIGAYGFRGLAMAGAAYIIDNPWLKIIGAAYLIYLMCSHFTSKAEEAAREEAGIAKVAGKSFWGTVAAIELMDLSLSVDNVVAAVAMSPKLWVVCLGVFIGILALRFVAGYCLKLLEKYPILEHTAFILIGYVGCILVTEIVSHLLGAPVHVTALQKFIGIVLITAATMAYSRLPGLQRGLGPALKTVRWPMIAVSAVIGGVLLVVTWPFKAAWHTFRSSDGTT